The DNA sequence atcaacagtgctcattttcattcatatgtcgattggatatatcccagtgaactcgaaatgaaagacacctCAGCGTCTTCCATATCcgtttcatatttggatattttattgtacataagTTTCAACGTAAACTAACAACACAATTTGACAAACGAGAATGGCTTCAACTTTTCCATCGATTGCCCctatttatgtagaaatattccattatcccatacatgtacatatggtgTTTGTGCCTCacaattgattcgatacacaattgatttgatacacaattattctgcatatgataaatttttgaatcgagacaggctacttacaaataagttgatgttacagggactTCAACAGTCTCactcaaagtcagcatttttggaattctatggtcattatattaATTAAGTTGCAAATACAAGGTATCATTGTGtcgaatgctgtttgacgtgtttcataccaattgttaggctgctCTGCacagactgattttgactgcggattactccgttaacTTAATCAAGACATAAggttcacggcgggtttgaccggtaaacaggggatgtttactcctccaaggTACTAATTCCATTTCTGGTATGTtaaggggtccatgtttgcccttctttttattttatgttccttataggagttatgcgattgatcactgttcgttatcttacttttttagctcacctgagctgaaagctcaagtgagcttctctgatcgcctgttgtcccgtcgtctgtctgtctgtaaactttttacattttcgacttcctctccagaaccactaggccattttcaaccaaacttggccaaaagcatccttgggtaaagggcttttaagtttgttcaaataaaggaccatgtctctttcaaagagcagataatcacaaaaattcaaaaattgggtggggtcatttaaaaaccaCAAGGCcagaaaaaatcttctcaagaaccactgagccagaaaagctgatatttacacgaaagcttcctgacattgtgcagatttaagtttgttaaaatcatgacccccgggggtaagatggggccacaagggggaatcaaagttttgcattcaAACATATAgggctttttaaaaaaaaatcttcttctcaaaaactactgggccaggaaagtggaaatttacatgccagctttctgacatagtgcagattcaagtttgtaaaaatcatgatccccgggggcatgatggggccacaagggggggtggggtgggatcaaagttttacatagaaatatatagggaaaatctctaAAAATGTTCTTCTAAAAAGTTACTGggccaagaaagtggaaatttacatgaaagcttcctaacatagtgcagattgaagtttgttaaattcatggcccctggggataggattgggccacaataggggataaaagttttacatactaaaatatagggaaaatctttaaaattcttcatctcaaaaactactgggccaggaaagttgaaatttacatgaaagctttctgacataatacagattcaagtttattaaaatcatggcccccggaggtaagatgaggcgacaataggggatcaaagttttacatacaaatataatgggaaaatcatttaaaatcttctgaaaaatcactgggccagaaaagtttacattcacatgaaagcttcctgacatagtccagattcaattttgaaaaaatcatgccccccccccaccccgggggagtaggttggggccacaatagggatcaaagttttacatgcgaatatataggaaaaatctttaaatatgagacaaggtgactcaagtgagcgatgtggcccatggacctcttgtcaTGATAGAGATGAAATGAATGTGACACTTATTTCTTTTACCTGTAGGGACAAGGTCAGGATTTTCGTCACCATACTTTAAGTGGACATCGGTAATCAATCCAAAATGTGAAAATGGCTTGAATTGCATACGGATTGATGTGAAAGACATTAGAAGTTTCACGAAGAACGGAGAAGTGGGCCCTTATTACGTTGAAATTCAAGCCTACAATTATATTGGGTCTTTCTGTTCCATGAAAACTGGGGACATTTATATTCCATCAATGAGTCCCCCACACCTTGGAGAATTGCTGGATATTTTGCCATTGAAAGAAAATGACCCTGTACTCTATGTGGATGTGGCAGTATCACTCAATCATAGTATATACTGTGTAGCATTGCTTGGATTTGAATTTCGTGCAGGTCACAAATATGAAATTGGAGTGGGATCATTAGAATCCCGATCGAATGTAATTCCTCTGCACACCATTCACCCCAATACTCGTAATGTATTCTGCGAGAATACAACAAACGTAGTCATGGGACAAAAATACTATGTAATGTTGAAAGCTACAAATCGCTTTAACATGAGTTCCACTGTATCATCAAATGGTGTTGTGTTCTTAAATGATGCGGACATTATGAAAACTGCAACGATACAGATAGGAGAAAGCTGTCAATATTCAAAAACGTTAGAAAATTACACTCGAATTGAATTCTTAAACGGCAGTCTAAAAGTTTTTTTCAACTTTCCGTTGGAAATTGGAGAAAGATATACATTGTTTTTGAATAACGTTTCCTGCTCGGAAGCCATTATTACAGGACACTCCGCCAGTGTACACTGCTTTAAGAATTCGGCTACATTTGTACCCTATATTCACTTCCCAAATGTTGTCGTTCAAAATATTTCTCAAGGATTTGATTTTTCGTTTGTTACCTTAAAAAAATGCTCCGATGATGTCAAAGTACTACGGTCATCAGATCATGTTTCGATCAGTTGGAAAGTCGATCACAGTCTGCTGCATTTAATCACACACTTTAAAGTTGTACTCTTGCAAACGTGTTACATGCATGTACTGTCAAATTGCACCAGTGTTAAATTATTTGAAACGAATATCGCAGAAAGTACACTCCACACGACTTTATACACGGGTCAAAAATTGAGAACTGGACAGTACGTGTTTACACTACAGTTTTGTTTCAGTAATGTGTGCACGACATgtgtattttcagaaaaaattcATATCGAAGAATCACCGATTGATAGCGTTCATTTCAAGTCTAAAATTGAATATGTGATTGATTCCCCTTGTCTCAATGTTGAATTGGATCTACAAAAGGGAGAATGCATGGCGCCATACCCTTACAATTTTGCACAGTTTTATCGATGGGGTATATTTGATGATGAAAATGGAATTAAACAACTATCTCCTTTATTTGCATTTGATTCCACAGAGTTCTCATATTCTACAGTGAAGAAGGTATTTGCTTTTTGCTTTTGAATGAATCATTTTAGATTCGAAGAAAAGAATAATATGGTAACAATGACAATATTACACAATtatagacattttttttaaggtcaaTACGATGCTTTAGCTACCTGAGAAACGCAATATTCTCCAGAGCAGCTAAGGCATTGTTGTTCTTATATTGTTTACCGTCCCGCTCGAAaacctttcactcatatggagacgtcaccattgccggtaaagggctgcaaagtttaggccaatgcttggcacttacggcctttgagcaggaagagATCTTTATCTtaccaaacctgctgtgacacggggccttggtttttacggtctcatccgaaagaccgccccatttagtcacctcttacgacgaGCAAGGGGTaatggggacctattctaacccggattcccacgggatctAAAGCATCGTATTTACCGAGAAAATGgtcaataaatgttttattatatgattgaaaatgTGAATCATCGAAACTTGTACCGGAGCCCACGAAACGCTACCTGGTCGGgtattttttatacaaatataattcCCAAACTTTGTGATTAGAGATGcgagtttttaattcaaaatctgGAAACAAGATTTAACCAAACCTGATCGGCCATCTTCACATCGGATTTGATTTTACTTTAATCCATTCATTTTTACTCCTGTTCGTGATAGAAGTAACTCTTTAGAGtttttatgaataatcaatCAAACATAGTGAATAATATCAATTTGGTAATTcctaatttcaatttttgtccGATGTTAGAAAAATTGTTAATATTCACCTTAAAGGGCACGTGCAGTTGAAAACAACGCCCCAATTTTCTAGTTTGTTGGATCTCAACTAGTTAGAAAGCTCGGAATTATTCAATTATACAATAATGAGCTTACAGCACATGAACTATATGGACGGTCAGATAATTACTATATGTAAAGTCATTCAGACTATAtcttaattaaaattaaaatttgaatatcaaatgGAACAAAATAATTAAACCTGTTTAATGTcatgtatgatttttatttcagcGGAGTGTCTGCACATCGCTTCCCGTTCATGTGCATCGGCCATTATTTTCTTGTGTTGAAAGTTATTGTGCATCCGGAGTGTTTGCAAGAGCATGCCAGCAGGTGAAAATTATGTCCCATCATAACAACTATCCGAAAGACATCGTTTATGATTTAAATGCTTATTCAGAAGAAATTCTAACATTGGAAAAATACAAATTCAGTTCAAATATTGGCGCTGCAATGAAAACATTAAGTGCACTTGAATTTAACTTTGGTCGTAAAACAAAAGTTGCCGGTTTTCTTTTAAACGTCGGAAATCGAAATGTAACATGGACAATAATGAAAAAGCCTCAGGTTCCTCGGTCTTGTGCGAATGATCCTAACTGTGTATTTAGTTCTACATCGATTGGAGGATTTATTACTTTTTCGTCAAAGACGCCCCTGGATGAGAACGTCTTGTATTACCTGTGTGCTAATGTTTCACCAAATGAAAACTCATTTTTAAGTGACGTTCAGAGAAAGCGTTCGTTATGCAGTAACGGCTTTGTGTTGGATAATGAACCACCTGTGACTGGATTTGTGAAGGTTGACAACGTGCACCAAGGATATTTGCAGAACTTAACAGAGATCAGATTCTTTTGGCATGGATTTCAAGACGATACAACGTATGAGCTTCTCGGATACGAGTCtggcatttcaaaatattcttccTGCTTAGGTAGGTCTACTACATAATGTTTGCCTCGtgcatttattttcttaaatgtttACATTCATATTaaatctggtgcatcaaaattggtaccgtataagttttacattatgacccctgggtcgaggcctctgctggtggactgttagtccccgagggtctctacagcccagtagctaagtacttcgttactagcttgaaaatacggatgtatatttaattgctgttataaaatttagaaattcatttcaaaattaaggattatctccctcatgcaaagctcttatccttggacgaatttggctccactggtttggcacgctgtttttggctatatttagatctaaaacttcatagtgatttcggatttcaaacatttcggttgagcatcagtgaagagacattatttgtcgaaatgcgcatctggtgcatcaaaattggtaccgtataagttttacatcagtGTCTGATTTTACAGGGACATCTCCTTGTACAGACGATATTCGGAAGTGCCGAGAAATAGGACTGAAACAATGGGATATGGAGACGAATTTATATTTAACTCCAGGATTAACATACTACTTGGGGATCAAAGGTCTCTGAAAAAAGCTTACATTCGGGTactgtaatgaaaatatgcattttGAAGGAAATATTAATTCCTAAATATCTAGCTCATATAATGACGTCTTTTCTCAAATTACAGCATTTGATCATGTTGGTAATACAGCATGTGCTAGCTCAGACCCGTTCGTATATGACCCCTCTCCTCCCATCCAAGGCAATGTTATCGTAGGACATATCTCTAAGCACCACTATAGTACTTCAAGACAGAGGATAAAAGTTTTTTGGAACGGGTTCAGTGATCCAGAGAGTGGCATCAGAAGCTACGAAATTGGGATAGGTACAACACCAGCACTGGATGACATCATTAGATTCTATGCAGTAGGGCAGGACTCAGAAGACATTTTGACAAATGATCATGTTGTTGAAGGACACATTTATTTCATTCTGCTTCTGGTGAATATTTACCCAAAAGTCTGATTAGGATGCATATTTATTCTAATTTTACGTATCACAAGGTATTGAACAAGacgatattatatatatttaaggcTGAGAACCATGCAGGACTTAAAACAATGGCGACGTCTTTGCCGTTTTTAGTCGACTATTCACCTCCTTCGTTGGGAACTGTCTTAGAAGGTCTTCCTGGAAAAACGGTATTAAACAATATGTTAATACTTTTATATCATAGAGTATGGGTATGATTGCTAGGTATTGAAAGGAAActtaaatttgttttataaatattcatCATTAGATTTAGTGTACATACTCAGTATGTTAACGTTATGTTAGCTTTACTGGATATTTTCATGTCTTTCAAAACTATTCTCTCatcacagaaaaaaattatcctTGTTTCGATACTGTTAAATTCAGAATTTGATCCGACTTTCCGGATCATCGCACAGTGGTGATCTGAATCTATATCCATATCACTGAGGATATGATGATGGTGTGACAACTGAGTGGTCACGCGTAGATCCAGGATTTTTTACCCAGTATGTCGGActtttgacaaaaaatataatcttaaAAACGTAAATGGTTTAATGCAATCTAACACTCGAAATCCTAAATCGTGTGTGTCGCTCAGCGACCTTCCACTAAATTGATTTTCAAGAACCTACAACATGAAAATGTCAAACTAAAGTCTTCACACCAAACCCACTGTCTCCCATCTATAtgaaagcgaagataacgaacagtgatcaatctcataactcctataaacaatacaagatagagatttggacaaacacggacaactggacataccagaggtgggatcaggtgcctaggaggagtaagcatcccctgtcgaccggtcacacccgccgtgggccctatatcttgatcaggtaaacggaattatccatagtgaaaatcagtgtgccaagaacggcctaacaatccacatgaaacacgtcagacagcatttgacccaatgataattgtagaggcaaactagatcgttatagcgaccacagaatttgcgaaatgctgacattaaacgagactgttggaacccttgcaccatcaacttgtttgtcagtagcctgcttcgatttaaaaactgaccatatgcagaacaagctcttgagtatcgaatcagttgcgagatgtaaacaccatatgcagctgataatggaatttatataaaaatgatgTATATGTACCTGCAAGTattcgtgtgtgtgtgtgtgtgtgtgtgtttacaaGAATATTAATTTACGCATTCCATAACAACAACAGCGAAGAAACCATATTTACACTCGTACTTCATGAgactattttgtaaaaatcattgaCTGTCAAAAGGAATTGGTTAACAGTTGAAAGATCGAATTCCGACATGAACACTTTATTGTGCATTCCAAAAACATTTTTCCGTATTGGTTTAGTCTATTCCATTGCATACAGGTTCAGACTGGGGATCACCCTGTGATGACTTCGTTTCTCATTCAGTCAGGTTGTTAGTACGGCGGAAATGGGTACATATAgcttaaatattgtttttagaTGAGGTTTGTGAATTATGAATTAAATTCTTGTTTTAAAGGATATGGATTTTGTGTCATCTGTCAACTTCACATGTAACTGGAGTAGTTTTGAAGATCCTCATTCTCAACTTGACCACTATAAAATTGGTCTTGGAACATATCCATTTGGATCTAACATGCAGTCTCTTTTCAACATTGGAATACAGAATGGTATAAAGATGATATGTTCTGGTTTTAGAAACAGTTATGAACTATTTGCTCaaatctgtgtacatgtacatatattcattgAGACTGTAAGAACTCTTTCTTTCTCAAAGGGGCTTGCTAACCATTCAGTAAATCCTTctatacaattttaaaattaagataCCCGGGTATgctgctatatacatgtaatataaatagTATGTTTGGTTACAGAAATTACTATGGGGTACTGACCCCCTCCACCTTAAAAACCTGTTGAATGTGTACGATTTATGTATTCATTACCTTAAACAGAATGGACATGGAATTTACCTCTTCGTGAAGGAGTTGAGTATTTCACAATAGTAGAAGCTTGCAACTCAGCCGGACTCTGCTCTCAAGCAACGTCAAATGGCATCACCATTGATGAAACACCACCTATTCCAGGAGTTATCTTTGGAGGAAGAATTGGTTCTCATTTGCGATATTATGCACTCAGGTTTATATTCtgaatatatttttgttattatccTATGCACGTAATAATGATATATCGATAATCTAGGAGATAAATGAAGACAAATACGTAGGTACAATTACAATTTTTCGAATGCATTTGAATCATCTACAATATATGTATCTACATAACACAAGAAGTTCTGTATAACAAacatattaatattttgtagaaCTACATTGGAGTTTCAAATTCATGATTTCTATGACCTGCATTCTGGAATATCACATTTTGAAATATGCGTAGGGACATCAAGATCCGTATGTGACATAGAAGGAAAGAAAAACATTCGTCTAGAAACAAGTGGAACACTCTATGATTTAAATCTGCCAGAACATACAGAAATCTTTATGATACTAACAGCCTGGAATAAAGCAGGATTGTCAACAGTTACGTCATCTGATGGTATCCAAATTGATACATCTTCGCCCATTCTTAGTCAAATTCCCACCATTTCAAACAGTAATAGATATGGTTTTGTGATAGATCGGTCATTTCTGAACATTTCTTGGTATTTTTACGACAACAATACCCCGATAGTAAGATGTATTGTAAATATCAAATCTCATCATGGACGGCATGTAGATGTACATCTTTCTGCGAAGAACTTTCTTACTTTATCCCTGAAGAAAAATGACTGGCTGCAAAATGGAAACACATACTACTTCTCTGTAACGGCGTGTAATGCTGCCGAACTCTGCTCAACAGCAAATGGTGAAAATTTCACTGTAGACTCTACACCACCACATTTTGGACATTTCCTTGACGGAACATGGTCTAATTTGGAAAGCAAGATAGAATTACACATCAAAAACTTCAGTGACTTTGAGTCTGGTATCATTGGATATTTCGTTGCTATTGGAGAAACCTATGGCTCAGATGAAATAAGCAAAGGGATAATTTATTTTCAGCATTTTGGGAACTGGAATGATAAACAACAGATAACAATAAAGCTGTATAGGAATCTAACTGTGAATGAAAAGATATACCTATCATTGTGGTCGTCAAACAGAGCTGGTCTTAACAGCAGCATTAGACATTTTGCGCTTTTTGTATCTAGAACGTTATCAATTCACGAAGGACATCTAATCCTCGAGAAACATTCTTGTAATGCAGAATACTGTAATTATGATTGCACGTGTTCCGTTTTCAAAGACAAGTGTACAGAGCTAGTATCTACTACTCCTACCTGTTCAGAGACAAACATTACGAACCTTTTCTCCGTGTTCACAGTTAAAATCGGGCTCAATAATGGGAGTAAATTTTCACTTTCGTCACAATGCCTTCATGCACAATGGGAAAGAAATACAACCCATGCAAAACGACACGAATGGAGTTTTGGTATTGAAGGGCGTCCAATAGGATTTGGGATTTTTGATTCACACTCTGAACAAGTTTGGCATGACGTAAGCAACAACAATAATGTAATCCATTGCCTATCGAATAACCGTAGCTTAGAACACGGGAGATCCTATATTGCCTATCTAAAGGCATGGTGGTCGTTTTCGGATTTTACTATCTTTCAGTCTGAACCCATGCTAGTTGATCTCACTCCACCAAGTGTTAGGAGAGGAAAATATATCGTCGATTCTAATGGTGACTGTACCAGGGACATTGATTATATATCTTCGAACAATATTACAACATGTTGGGGAAATGTGTTCTCAGATCAACAAAGCGGAATCTTCTGTTACAAAGTCTATATAGGAACACACCCAGGGGGTATGTAAGTTTTCTGTTTCTAGTAGAAATTAACGTTTACATCTTGTTTTGATATAAgttatattgtttttgttctgtagGTGATGACATCACTGGAGAAAAGAATGTTGGAAATGAAACAACACAACATTGGTATAATCTTGATCTACGGAGAAATGTTGTATACTTTGCCACTGTCGAAGCAGTAAATAACCTGGGTGCAACTACACTATTTACATCAGATGGATTTTCAATAGATGATGAACCACCTCTTGCAGGCGTTGTATATACCTCTGAAAATTTTAGAGACAATACTTGGTTAACCAATGAAAACCAAATATGTGCATCTTGGGAAGGATTTACAGACCACGATTCATCAATAGTAGAATACTATATCGCTCTCCAGAACAAACACACAATGGGACAGAAGGCCGTTTCATTCATTCCCATAGGTATACAGAACAAATATTCATTCAAGGAAATAGAGTTAAATGGCAATGATGCATTCTTTATCCTTGTAAAAGCGAAAGATGCCGCAGGCTATTTTTCTGAGACAGTAAGTTCAAAAGCTATCCTTGTTGATACCACAGAACCAGTTTCTCTTGTTTGTGAATCATATAGCCTCATATTTCGCTATAATAATGTTTTTGGAAACAACATTACAACAAATGAAACACATTTTGAAAAGGGTCGAATTTATTCCATAACCATACAATCTGAGAACTTCCCAAATCTGCAACAGGTAATAATCTCCATGGGAAATGCTAGTAAAACAGTAAACTTTGAAACAGTAAATGGCGATACATTTTTCTCCAATTACTCCTTTTTTTCCCAA is a window from the Ostrea edulis chromosome 5, xbOstEdul1.1, whole genome shotgun sequence genome containing:
- the LOC125651533 gene encoding uncharacterized protein LOC125651533 isoform X2, which produces MKSCIIVLDILILVIAFKNGQCCDTECSFSEWKEESICHDGVAKWSRTICCKSNPHDLTKCLAACKVSLEDLEKIENCKGGNKKFRPRRSISVDKKCVPVDLVFVMDDSGSVSEENFQTMLTFASDLLNSFKIGEKDTRVGLITFSSSARRIFNFDAYSLRTQIQTAIKETLYNAGGTNTADALQEARQMFVFNDAKRSNALSLAIVLTDGQSNSAVDTVDSANNLHNADVMVFCIGIGSNLNENELRAIASNPDDKFLINANDFITLHSKITQLTNSLCIDDVIPNFETCDMEIQDNNGERSPQSISLNQPTSCNNQRDFYGKYQVDRVISNITVDAEYTGNKPNAVEDFHYGITQLTISRLEKSMRGYDTILGVEHININNPPQRLVSSDKIMENSGHLVNGKRFCLLYTAKSGGYVTFGSKTYTYSDTVATKTRCYFFDSDAPQHCKILGTCTQSPVMVPSPVTKTNSVTVSFQGWEDVSPSPSSSAFSSGIQHYELYVYEMVSGTPGKLTMDTTPKTGTLLCEVCSSFTVSLPTENQPMLYAFVLEVVDVALNARQARTFILFDNVSEIVTHPQQSLVVTSASLASNRIWQTNRGDVCYGWQNLFYNDKFVHYNPLLPIAPVSHGLISPSYDIFSGHFSSTGTQNIHGIVNFTYSVSREDINIYTNKTVSNGLSETMCLSILAINDGDNISFSITAYDISLNTLTESIYHYIDSSPPFIENAWLTKGRKSQLFVHNSTDLSKMIVEFESFDLHSGLFKIEWTFGISDNNQILGFGAVGIKKMSASICSMESMCYCPVKGDCEYYNFTISLNSLTANNSHIGNHHRGYFFDIKATNNAFLYKTHRLDIFVDDSPPEKGQVFDGPQDGNDVDYTDSKDILFHWQGFNDHESGIMFYRIKISNVCLSQQSNSSTIHSKGIHAFDTEESKIKINVNGTGLYIATVIAFNHAYEASSPVCSDGVLYDNTSPIISTVKIQNLKMAPAVGCLNGKAWFVNNFVEKHSVQMSNQCYSTCNNKTNHNILEFIRESTFSTKDWICSNVNDFEKTLFYLPSSRLRVNWTVFDNESDVMEVFIGFGSNLHSDTSPDIMDFKSSPHQQYGEYLLSGISSNFIFYLFVKAVNKAGKATTTSIGPIVIDETAPDCSNKPNITIENTTLVMKWSPDSFQDLEQEEEIGIIHYRLRTRSGFSSPYFKWTSVINPKCENGLNCIRIDVKDIRSFTKNGEVGPYYVEIQAYNYIGSFCSMKTGDIYIPSMSPPHLGELLDILPLKENDPVLYVDVAVSLNHSIYCVALLGFEFRAGHKYEIGVGSLESRSNVIPLHTIHPNTRNVFCENTTNVVMGQKYYVMLKATNRFNMSSTVSSNGVVFLNDADIMKTATIQIGESCQYSKTLENYTRIEFLNGSLKVFFNFPLEIGERYTLFLNNVSCSEAIITGHSASVHCFKNSATFVPYIHFPNVVVQNISQGFDFSFVTLKKCSDDVKVLRSSDHVSISWKVDHSLLHLITHFKVVLLQTCYMHVLSNCTSVKLFETNIAESTLHTTLYTGQKLRTGQYVFTLQFCFSNVCTTCVFSEKIHIEESPIDSVHFKSKIEYVIDSPCLNVELDLQKGECMAPYPYNFAQFYRWGIFDDENGIKQLSPLFAFDSTEFSYSTVKKRSVCTSLPVHVHRPLFSCVESYCASGVFARACQQVKIMSHHNNYPKDIVYDLNAYSEEILTLEKYKFSSNIGAAMKTLSALEFNFGRKTKVAGFLLNVGNRNVTWTIMKKPQVPRSCANDPNCVFSSTSIGGFITFSSKTPLDENVLYYLCANVSPNENSFLSDVQRKRSLCSNGFVLDNEPPVTGFVKVDNVHQGYLQNLTEIRFFWHGFQDDTTYELLGYESGISKYSSCLGTSPCTDDIRKCREIGLKQWDMETNLYLTPGLTYYLGIKAFDHVGNTACASSDPFVYDPSPPIQGNVIVGHISKHHYSTSRQRIKVFWNGFSDPESGIRSYEIGIGTTPALDDIIRFYAVGQDSEDILTNDHVVEGHIYFILLLAENHAGLKTMATSLPFLVDYSPPSLGTVLEGLPGKTDMDFVSSVNFTCNWSSFEDPHSQLDHYKIGLGTYPFGSNMQSLFNIGIQNEWTWNLPLREGVEYFTIVEACNSAGLCSQATSNGITIDETPPIPGVIFGGRIGSHLRYYALRTTLEFQIHDFYDLHSGISHFEICVGTSRSVCDIEGKKNIRLETSGTLYDLNLPEHTEIFMILTAWNKAGLSTVTSSDGIQIDTSSPILSQIPTISNSNRYGFVIDRSFLNISWYFYDNNTPIVRCIVNIKSHHGRHVDVHLSAKNFLTLSLKKNDWLQNGNTYYFSVTACNAAELCSTANGENFTVDSTPPHFGHFLDGTWSNLESKIELHIKNFSDFESGIIGYFVAIGETYGSDEISKGIIYFQHFGNWNDKQQITIKLYRNLTVNEKIYLSLWSSNRAGLNSSIRHFALFVSRTLSIHEGHLILEKHSCNAEYCNYDCTCSVFKDKCTELVSTTPTCSETNITNLFSVFTVKIGLNNGSKFSLSSQCLHAQWERNTTHAKRHEWSFGIEGRPIGFGIFDSHSEQVWHDVSNNNNVIHCLSNNRSLEHGRSYIAYLKAWWSFSDFTIFQSEPMLVDLTPPSVRRGKYIVDSNGDCTRDIDYISSNNITTCWGNVFSDQQSGIFCYKVYIGTHPGGM